DNA from Polaribacter sp. NJDZ03:
ACTCTATTAATAAATCTTCTGCTACTTTATCTTTTGTTATATCTCTTATAATACCTTGCGCAGCTATTGCTTTATTATTTTTATCATAAATAACAGTTGCATTTATTTGAATCCATTTTACTTCTTTGCTTTTACTGTAAACTCTTGCAGTATAAGCGTTAAAAAAACCTTTTTCGTATAATTCTTTAAAAGAATTAGAGGTATATTCTATATCTTCTTCATAAATAATTTCAGTAACATTAAAGGTTTCCTTTTCTATATCATACCCAAAAAGATCCTTTGCAACTTCATTCATTTTTAAAACATTACCAAACAAATCCATAACTAAATATGCATCATTAATGTTATCAAAAACTCCTTTTAAAGTGCTAGATTTCTCTTCTAAAAGTTCATTTAGCTTTAAGTTAGAACCTTTTAATTTTTCTGTAAGGTCATATAATTCTCTAGACTTATCTTCAAGAATTTTTTCTGCTGCTTTTCTAGCAGCTTTTTCACGCTTTACTGCTCGTTGTAGTATTTCTATTTGATTTTGACTCATTATTTTTTATTAACAATAAACCTTACCTCTGTACCATCTTCTTTAATTTTTTCTAAAACTATAGAGGCTTCTGTATTAAAGTGCTCAAAAGTTTTATTCATTAATCCTAATCCAAAATGGTGCATTGCTCTACTAGATTTGTACACCATTGTTAAAGAGTTTTCTGTTTTTTGTTCTACTATAAAAGTTGGTAGTTCTGCTTCTGGATAGATTTTTTGAACCTCCACATGTATATGGTTTTCAATGGAAGCTAACATTTCTATGGGGTCATTATAGGTTGCTAAAAGACCTGGATAGCTTCTTTCTATCATTCCAAAAAAGTGTTCTGCATATACTAATAGCAAATCATCTGTAGAAATACCTGTGTTATCACTAAGGTTTGTAACTAATTGTAACATCTCAGAAAAGCTATAAGTACCAACAGAAGTATAAATTCCTTCTGAAGCTAATTCTGACTGATAAATAATTTTATCTACCATTTCTAACCCAAACTTTTCTTCAACTAAATCTAAAAACTCAGTAAAAACTATTCCTTTCATATTAGTATTTTTTTAATTCATTCATACTCCAATAAGATAATACTGTTTCAATTTTTTTAACATAATCATCATATTTTAGAGGTTTTAAAATATAACCAGAAACACCTATTTTATAACATTCTTCTAAATCTTTTTGATTATCTGAAGTAGTTAATATAACCGTAGGAATATGTTGTATGTCTTTATTATTTTTTAAGATTGATAGAAATTCTATACCACTCATTTTTGGCATGTTTAAATCTAATAAAATTAAATCAGGAAAATTACCTTTTTCTTGTAAAATATCTATTGCTTCTTCACCATTTTTAGCTTCTTGTATTGTATGCTCTAATTTTAACAATGAAAGAGTTCTCTTCATTTTCATAATTTCAATTAGATTATCTTCAATCAACAATATTTTTAAGTTCTTAGACATGTTAGGATGTTTTACATTTAATTTATACAAACTTAAGGTAATTAAATAGACTAATTTATGAGTGGTTGGTCAAAAAGATTTAAGTGTAGATGAAATGCTAAAAAGTATAGATAGACTTTTTGGAACTAAAAAAAACTCCAACTTTTCAGTTGGAGTTTTAAATTTATAAAAATAGTTTAGACTATTTTCTTACTGCTTTAACAATAGCTAAAGCTGCTCTCACATCTTTTTCTAATTTTGCATAATCTTCGTTCGCAATAATTTCTTTCGAAATTAATTTAGACCCCATTCCAACACAAGTTACACCTGCATCAAACCAACCTTTTAAGTTTTCTTCTGTTGGTGAAACTCCACCTGTAGGCATTAAGCTGGTCCAAGGTTGAGGTCCTTTTACTCCTTTTACAAATTGTGGTCCATAAATATCACCAGGAAATAATTTTACTATTTCACACCCTAATTCTTCTGCTCTAGTAATTTCTGTTAAAGTACCACAACCAGGAGACCATAATACTTTTTTACGGTTACAAGCAATTGCAATATCTTCTCTTAAAACAGGAGTTACAATAAAGTTTGCTCCTAATGCCATATATAATGAAGCTGCTCCTGCATCTGTAACAGAACCTACACCCATTATCATACCTGGTAATTCTGCAATAGCATATTTAGTTAACGCTCCAAAAACTTCGTGAGCGAAATCTCCACGTGCTGTAAACTCCATTAAACGAGCGCCACCATCGTAACATGCTTTTAATACTTTTTTACTTAATTCTATATCGTTATGAAAAAATAAAGGAATCATTCCTGTTTCTTTCATTACTTGTGCTACTTCTAATCTTGAAAATTGTGCCATTTTATTTTATATTTTTAACTGTTTTTTTGTGTAAACTTTAATTTGTGTAACTATGAAATATCTTATCCAAAAGTGACAAAAATTTTATTTTTTACTGGATACTGCAACTGGAAACTGCTACTTATTAATTCCAGTTTAATATTTTTTTAAAATCGTATGCTTCTGGATTGGTAACATACTTTTTTGCATTTTCATAGTCCTTTTCTTTTAAGAAGAATAAGTTTTCTATGAATAATTGTGCCATATCAGAATTGATATCTACTAACCTTGGTGGAATTTTACCATTTTCATCTTCAAAATCTTTTAGATATAAAGGTGAAATATCTCCATTAGAATTAGCACTTACAATACAACCTGTAGCACCTTGATCAA
Protein-coding regions in this window:
- a CDS encoding heme NO-binding domain-containing protein → MKGIVFTEFLDLVEEKFGLEMVDKIIYQSELASEGIYTSVGTYSFSEMLQLVTNLSDNTGISTDDLLLVYAEHFFGMIERSYPGLLATYNDPIEMLASIENHIHVEVQKIYPEAELPTFIVEQKTENSLTMVYKSSRAMHHFGLGLMNKTFEHFNTEASIVLEKIKEDGTEVRFIVNKK
- a CDS encoding response regulator: MSKNLKILLIEDNLIEIMKMKRTLSLLKLEHTIQEAKNGEEAIDILQEKGNFPDLILLDLNMPKMSGIEFLSILKNNKDIQHIPTVILTTSDNQKDLEECYKIGVSGYILKPLKYDDYVKKIETVLSYWSMNELKKY
- a CDS encoding bifunctional 4-hydroxy-2-oxoglutarate aldolase/2-dehydro-3-deoxy-phosphogluconate aldolase codes for the protein MAQFSRLEVAQVMKETGMIPLFFHNDIELSKKVLKACYDGGARLMEFTARGDFAHEVFGALTKYAIAELPGMIMGVGSVTDAGAASLYMALGANFIVTPVLREDIAIACNRKKVLWSPGCGTLTEITRAEELGCEIVKLFPGDIYGPQFVKGVKGPQPWTSLMPTGGVSPTEENLKGWFDAGVTCVGMGSKLISKEIIANEDYAKLEKDVRAALAIVKAVRK